From a region of the Kwoniella mangroviensis CBS 8507 chromosome 1 map unlocalized Ctg01, whole genome shotgun sequence genome:
- a CDS encoding pre-mRNA-splicing factor CWC2: protein MSATATVAPKRKLRPARKQVAEGEVDKSEAIQPGKEYNIWYNKWAGGDKEDALANKTLSQTRCIIARDAGYTRADATGNKYCCLFFARGCCPYGHECNYLHRLPLPNHVLPDNSRDCFGREKHGDYRDDMGGVGSFNRVNRTLYVGKIHESPDKKQTEETLLRHFGEWGKILRWNILYNRGVAFVMYDSELNAQFAKEAMANQSMDGDEILNVRWATEDPNPGEKKAEARRIEDMGQKAIAGMLDEGLVEAAQTVRALEEGDEQDFYHIEHSKDNEEDEEELPEQPSDEDDKEQRRPIKKVKNTNGGFFDADALDNLKFYAELAKKQALEDQERVKERKVPAKPAGMASLLGGYGSGDDSD from the exons atgTCGGCTACGGCTACAGTAGCACccaagaggaagttgaggcCCGCTCGAAAGCAAGTCGCCGAGGGAGAAGTAGACAAGAGCGAGGCTATTCAACCGGGGAAAGAGTACA ATATATGGTATAACAAGTGGGCAGGAGGGGATAAAGAAGATGCTTTGGCAAA TAAAACATTATCTCAGACACGATGTATAATAGCTAGAGACGCTGGATATACTAGAGCGGATGCTACGGGTAACAAGTATTGTTGTTTGTTCTTCGCCAGAGGATGTTGTCCATATGG ACATGAGTGTAATTACCTTCATCGattacctttacccaatc ATGTACTGCCAGACAATTCTCGAGACTGTTTCGGAAGGGAGAAACACGGTGATTACAGGGATGATATGGGTGGTGTAGGATCCTTCAACCGAGTGAACAGGACATTATACGTTGGGAAAATACATGAAAGTCCAGATAAGAAGCAGACTGAGGAGACGCTCCTGAGGCATTTTGGAGAATGGGGGAAGATATTGAGAT GGAATATATTGTATAATCGAGGAGTAGCGTTTGTGATGTATGACTCGGAGTTGAATGCTCAATTCGCAAAAGAAGCTATGGCGAATCAGAgtatggatggtgatgagataTTGAACGTTAG ATGGGCAACGGAAGATCCTAATCctggagagaagaaggccGAAGCTAGGCGTATCGAAGATATGGGACAGAAAGCCATTGCAGGAATGTTGGACGAAGGTTTGGTGGAAGCAGCACAAACAGTTAgagcattggaagaaggCGACGAACAGGACTTTTATCATATCGAACATTCGAAGgataacgaagaagatgaagaagaattacCTGAACAGCCCAGCGACGAAGATGACaaagagcaaagaagacCAATAAAGAAAGTTAAAAATACCAATGGAGGATTCTTCGATGCGGACGCACTGGATAATCTCAAATTCTATGCTGAACTGGCTAAGAAGCAGGCgctggaagatcaagaaagagtcaaggaaaggaaagtgCCAGCGAAACCCGCCGGGATGGCTTCGCTATTGGGTGGATATGGAAGTGGGGATGACAGTGACTAA